The following proteins are encoded in a genomic region of Takifugu flavidus isolate HTHZ2018 chromosome 3, ASM371156v2, whole genome shotgun sequence:
- the pcdh7b gene encoding protocadherin-7b isoform X6 → MRTTDAVDYLFCSVLVLQLVHQPAAKQVLRYRLAEEGPADVRVGNVAVDLGIVAVSGEVTFTLESGSDFLKIDNITGELSTNDRRIDREKLQQCQMIFDENECFIDFEVSVIGPAQSWVDLFEGKVIILDINDNTPSFPSPVLTLSVEENRPIGTLYLLPTATDRDFGRNGIERYELIQDGGENSRRLGSPGDSYSGKRRFEEGASRSSVFELQVADTTDGEKQPQLIIKGALDREQRDSYELTLRVRDGGDPPRSSQAILRVMITDVNDNSPRFEKSVYEADLPENSSPGSPILQLKATDADVGVNGQIEYVFGAATESVRRLLRLDESTGWLSVLHRIDREEVSQLRFTVMARDRGQPPKMDKATVVLNIKDENDNVPAIEIRKIGRIFLKDGTANVAEDVVVDTPIALVQVSDRDQGQNGVVTCTVVGDVPFQLKPASEMEGEQNKKKYFLHTSAPLDYEATQEYNVVIVAVDSGSPSLASNNSLLVKVGDTNDNPPIFSQNVVEVSFPENNGPGERVTTVTAVDADSGKNAEIAYSLDSAVNGIFSIDADTGDIRVNTILDREHTERYEFKVIAKDKGVNTLQGSATVVVLVSDKNDNEPKFMQDVFTFYVKENLEPNSPVGMVTVIDADKGHNAEMSLFIEEEEEVFSIENETGTIFSTLSFDREQKTTYTFRVKAVDGGDPPRSATATVSLFVMDENDNAPTVTFPKNSSYTLLPPSSNLRTLVRKVIATDTDTGINADLNYSIIGGNPFKLFEIDGGTGVILLMGKLEPRHYGLHRLVVQVNDSGQPSQSTTTFVHVYVNETLSNSTVVEAQVAKSMSTSLNTNIAGDPNSDLNKQRLSIAIGVISGIMTVILIILVVVMARYCRPKNKNGYEAGKKDHEDFFTPQQHDKSKKPKKDKKKQKSKQPLYSSIVTVEASKPNGQRYDGVSEKLSDSPGMGRYRSVNGGPGSPDLARHYKSSSPLPTVQLHPQSPTAGKKHQAVQDLPPANTFVGTGDNISLGSDHCSEYSSQTINKYNKQTPGRCLT, encoded by the coding sequence ATGAGGACTACTGATGCAGTGGACTATCTGTTCTGCTCCGTGCTCGTCTTGCAGCTGGTCCATCAGCCCGCCGCCAAGCAGGTGCTCCGGTACCGTCTGGCCGAGGAGGGACCCGCCGACGTCCGGGTCGGGAACGTGGCCGTCGATCTGGGCATCGTCGCTGTGTCCGGGGAGGTGACATTCACGCTGGAGTCCGGCTCGGATTTTTTGAAAATAGACAACATCACAGGTGAGCTGAGCACCAACGACAGGCGCATCGACcgggagaagctgcagcagtgcCAGATGATCTTCGACGAGAACGAGTGCTTCATAGACTTCGAGGTGTCGGTTATTGGGCCGGCGCAGAGCTGGGTCGACCTCTTTGAGGGGAAAGTGATCATCTtagacatcaacgacaacacCCCGTCTTTCCCTTCGCCTGTCCTCACACTGTCCGTGGAGGAAAACAGACCCATTGGAACTCTGTACCTGCTGCCCACGGCCACCGACAGAGACTTTGGCAGGAACGGAATAGAGCGCTACGAGCTCATCCAAGACGGCGGGGAGAACTCCAGGCGCCTGGGCTCACCCGGGGATTCGTACTCGGGGAAGAGGAGGTTCGAGGAGGGGGCGAGCAGGAGCAGCGTCTTCGAGCTGCAAGTTGCTGACACCACAGATGGAGAGAAGCAGCCTCAGCTCATCATCAAAGGGGCCCTGGACAGGGAGCAGAGGGACTCTTACGAGCTGACGCTTCGAGTCAGGGATGGCGGAGACCCTCCTCGCTCCTCCCAGGCAATTCTGCGAGTGATGATCACTGACGTCAACGACAACAGCCCCCGCTTCGAGAAGAGCGTCTACGAGGCCGACCTCCCGGAGAACAGCTCGCCCGGGTCGCCCATCCTGCAGCTGAAAGCCACGGACGCGGACGTGGGGGTGAACGGACAGATCGAGTACGTGTTCGGGGCGGCCACGGAGTCCGtcaggaggctgctgaggctggacGAGAGCACGGGCTGGCTGAGCGTTCTGCACCGCATCGACCGCGAGGAGGTGAGCCAGCTGCGGTTCACGGTCATGGCACGTGACCGGGGCCAGCCGCCCAAAATGGACAAGGCCACCGTGGTGTTGAACATCAAGGACGAGAACGACAACGTGCCTGCCATCGAGATACGCAAGATCGGACGCATTTTCCTGAAAGACGGGACGGCCAACGTGGCTGAGGACGTGGTGGTGGACACGCCCATCGCGCTGGTCCAGGTGTCAGACCGCGACCAGGGGCAGAACGGGGTCGTGACCTGCACCGTGGTGGGGGACGTGCCCTTCCAGCTGAAACCGGCCAGTGAAATGGAGGGGGagcagaacaaaaagaaataCTTCCTCCACACGTCGGCCCCCCTGGACTACGAGGCCACGCAGGAATACAATGTCGTCATTGTGGCGGTGGACTCCGGCAGCCCCAGCCTAGCCAGCAACAACTCCCTCCTCGTCAAGGTGGGCGACACCAACGACAACCCACCCATCTTCAGCCAGAATGTGGTGGAGGTGTCCTTCCCGGAAAACAACGGCCCCGGCGAGAGGGTGACGACGGTCACCGCCGTCGACGCCGACAGCGGAAAGAACGCTGAAATAGCGTACTCCCTGGACTCCGCCGTTAACGGGATTTTCTCCATTGACGCGGACACCGGGGACATTCGAGTGAACACGATCCTGGACAGAGAGCACACAGAGCGCTACGAGTTCAAAGTTATCGCCAAAGACAAAGGCGTCAACACCCTTCAGGGCTCGGCGACGGTGGTCGTCCTCGTGTCCGACAAGAATGACAACGAGCCAAAGTTCATGCAGGACGTGTTCACCTTTTACGTCAAGGAGAATCTGGAGCCAAACAGTCCGGTCGGCATGGTTACGGTCATCGATGCGGACAAAGGCCACAATGCGGAGATGAGTCTTTTcatcgaggaggaggaggaagtctTTTCAATTGAGAATGAGACCGGGACCATTttctccaccctctccttcGACAGGGAGCAAAAAACTACCTACACCTTCCGCGTCAAGGCCGTGGACGGAGGCGACCCCCCCAGATCCGCCACTGCCACGGTCTCGCTGTTCGTCATGGACGAAAACGACAACGCCCCCACGGTGACTTTCCCTAAGAACAGCTCCTacaccctcctccccccctctagCAACCTCAGAACTCTGGTCAGGAAGGTCATAGCCACCGACACAGACACCGGTATCAACGCGGACCTGAACTACAGCATTATCGGGGGAAACCCTTTCAAGCTGTTTGAAATTGACGGGGGCACCGGGGTCATTCTGCTGATGGGGAAGCTGGAACCGAGGCACTACGGCCTCCACAGACTGGTGGTGCAGGTGAACGACAGTGGCCAGCCTTCGCAGAGCACCACCACCTTCGTCCACGTGTATGTGAACGAGACTCTGTCCAACTCCACAGTGGTGGAGGCTCAGGTGGCCAAGAGCATGAGCACGTCCCTCAACACCAACATTGCCGGCGACCCCAACTCGGACCTGAACAAACAGAGGCTGAGCATCGCCATCGGAGTGATTTCGGGCATCATGACggtcatcctcatcatcctggtCGTCGTCATGGCCCGCTACTGCCGGCCCAAGAACAAGAACGGCTACGAGGCCGGGAAAAAGGACCACGAGGACTTTTTCACGCCCCAGCAACACGACAAgtccaaaaaacccaaaaaggataaaaagaagcagaagtcCAAACAACCGCTGTACAGCAGCATAGTCACCGTGGAGGCGTCGAAACCCAACGGGCAGCGCTACGACGGCGTCAGCGAGAAGTTGTCGGACAGTCCCGGCATGGGCCGCTACCGCTCGGTCAACGGAGGTCCCGGGAGCCCAGACCTGGCCCGGCACTACAAGTCCAGCTCGCCACTCCCCACCGTCCAACTCCACCCACAGTCCCCGACAGCTGGGAAAAAGCACCAGGCGGTTCAGGACCTGCCCCCTGCCAACACCTTCGTTGGCACCGGAGATAACATTTCCCTGGGATCGGACCACTGCTCCGAGTACAGCAGCCAGACCATCAACAAGTACAACAAACAG
- the pcdh7b gene encoding protocadherin-7b isoform X4 has translation MRTTDAVDYLFCSVLVLQLVHQPAAKQVLRYRLAEEGPADVRVGNVAVDLGIVAVSGEVTFTLESGSDFLKIDNITGELSTNDRRIDREKLQQCQMIFDENECFIDFEVSVIGPAQSWVDLFEGKVIILDINDNTPSFPSPVLTLSVEENRPIGTLYLLPTATDRDFGRNGIERYELIQDGGENSRRLGSPGDSYSGKRRFEEGASRSSVFELQVADTTDGEKQPQLIIKGALDREQRDSYELTLRVRDGGDPPRSSQAILRVMITDVNDNSPRFEKSVYEADLPENSSPGSPILQLKATDADVGVNGQIEYVFGAATESVRRLLRLDESTGWLSVLHRIDREEVSQLRFTVMARDRGQPPKMDKATVVLNIKDENDNVPAIEIRKIGRIFLKDGTANVAEDVVVDTPIALVQVSDRDQGQNGVVTCTVVGDVPFQLKPASEMEGEQNKKKYFLHTSAPLDYEATQEYNVVIVAVDSGSPSLASNNSLLVKVGDTNDNPPIFSQNVVEVSFPENNGPGERVTTVTAVDADSGKNAEIAYSLDSAVNGIFSIDADTGDIRVNTILDREHTERYEFKVIAKDKGVNTLQGSATVVVLVSDKNDNEPKFMQDVFTFYVKENLEPNSPVGMVTVIDADKGHNAEMSLFIEEEEEVFSIENETGTIFSTLSFDREQKTTYTFRVKAVDGGDPPRSATATVSLFVMDENDNAPTVTFPKNSSYTLLPPSSNLRTLVRKVIATDTDTGINADLNYSIIGGNPFKLFEIDGGTGVILLMGKLEPRHYGLHRLVVQVNDSGQPSQSTTTFVHVYVNETLSNSTVVEAQVAKSMSTSLNTNIAGDPNSDLNKQRLSIAIGVISGIMTVILIILVVVMARYCRPKNKNGYEAGKKDHEDFFTPQQHDKSKKPKKDKKKQKSKQPLYSSIVTVEASKPNGQRYDGVSEKLSDSPGMGRYRSVNGGPGSPDLARHYKSSSPLPTVQLHPQSPTAGKKHQAVQDLPPANTFVGTGDNISLGSDHCSEYSSQTINKYNKQPFRRVTFSVVSQPQDPHQQGSLQSCYDSGLDESETPSSKSSSGPRLGALPLPEDSYERTTPDGSVGEAEHMENGEKEH, from the coding sequence ATGAGGACTACTGATGCAGTGGACTATCTGTTCTGCTCCGTGCTCGTCTTGCAGCTGGTCCATCAGCCCGCCGCCAAGCAGGTGCTCCGGTACCGTCTGGCCGAGGAGGGACCCGCCGACGTCCGGGTCGGGAACGTGGCCGTCGATCTGGGCATCGTCGCTGTGTCCGGGGAGGTGACATTCACGCTGGAGTCCGGCTCGGATTTTTTGAAAATAGACAACATCACAGGTGAGCTGAGCACCAACGACAGGCGCATCGACcgggagaagctgcagcagtgcCAGATGATCTTCGACGAGAACGAGTGCTTCATAGACTTCGAGGTGTCGGTTATTGGGCCGGCGCAGAGCTGGGTCGACCTCTTTGAGGGGAAAGTGATCATCTtagacatcaacgacaacacCCCGTCTTTCCCTTCGCCTGTCCTCACACTGTCCGTGGAGGAAAACAGACCCATTGGAACTCTGTACCTGCTGCCCACGGCCACCGACAGAGACTTTGGCAGGAACGGAATAGAGCGCTACGAGCTCATCCAAGACGGCGGGGAGAACTCCAGGCGCCTGGGCTCACCCGGGGATTCGTACTCGGGGAAGAGGAGGTTCGAGGAGGGGGCGAGCAGGAGCAGCGTCTTCGAGCTGCAAGTTGCTGACACCACAGATGGAGAGAAGCAGCCTCAGCTCATCATCAAAGGGGCCCTGGACAGGGAGCAGAGGGACTCTTACGAGCTGACGCTTCGAGTCAGGGATGGCGGAGACCCTCCTCGCTCCTCCCAGGCAATTCTGCGAGTGATGATCACTGACGTCAACGACAACAGCCCCCGCTTCGAGAAGAGCGTCTACGAGGCCGACCTCCCGGAGAACAGCTCGCCCGGGTCGCCCATCCTGCAGCTGAAAGCCACGGACGCGGACGTGGGGGTGAACGGACAGATCGAGTACGTGTTCGGGGCGGCCACGGAGTCCGtcaggaggctgctgaggctggacGAGAGCACGGGCTGGCTGAGCGTTCTGCACCGCATCGACCGCGAGGAGGTGAGCCAGCTGCGGTTCACGGTCATGGCACGTGACCGGGGCCAGCCGCCCAAAATGGACAAGGCCACCGTGGTGTTGAACATCAAGGACGAGAACGACAACGTGCCTGCCATCGAGATACGCAAGATCGGACGCATTTTCCTGAAAGACGGGACGGCCAACGTGGCTGAGGACGTGGTGGTGGACACGCCCATCGCGCTGGTCCAGGTGTCAGACCGCGACCAGGGGCAGAACGGGGTCGTGACCTGCACCGTGGTGGGGGACGTGCCCTTCCAGCTGAAACCGGCCAGTGAAATGGAGGGGGagcagaacaaaaagaaataCTTCCTCCACACGTCGGCCCCCCTGGACTACGAGGCCACGCAGGAATACAATGTCGTCATTGTGGCGGTGGACTCCGGCAGCCCCAGCCTAGCCAGCAACAACTCCCTCCTCGTCAAGGTGGGCGACACCAACGACAACCCACCCATCTTCAGCCAGAATGTGGTGGAGGTGTCCTTCCCGGAAAACAACGGCCCCGGCGAGAGGGTGACGACGGTCACCGCCGTCGACGCCGACAGCGGAAAGAACGCTGAAATAGCGTACTCCCTGGACTCCGCCGTTAACGGGATTTTCTCCATTGACGCGGACACCGGGGACATTCGAGTGAACACGATCCTGGACAGAGAGCACACAGAGCGCTACGAGTTCAAAGTTATCGCCAAAGACAAAGGCGTCAACACCCTTCAGGGCTCGGCGACGGTGGTCGTCCTCGTGTCCGACAAGAATGACAACGAGCCAAAGTTCATGCAGGACGTGTTCACCTTTTACGTCAAGGAGAATCTGGAGCCAAACAGTCCGGTCGGCATGGTTACGGTCATCGATGCGGACAAAGGCCACAATGCGGAGATGAGTCTTTTcatcgaggaggaggaggaagtctTTTCAATTGAGAATGAGACCGGGACCATTttctccaccctctccttcGACAGGGAGCAAAAAACTACCTACACCTTCCGCGTCAAGGCCGTGGACGGAGGCGACCCCCCCAGATCCGCCACTGCCACGGTCTCGCTGTTCGTCATGGACGAAAACGACAACGCCCCCACGGTGACTTTCCCTAAGAACAGCTCCTacaccctcctccccccctctagCAACCTCAGAACTCTGGTCAGGAAGGTCATAGCCACCGACACAGACACCGGTATCAACGCGGACCTGAACTACAGCATTATCGGGGGAAACCCTTTCAAGCTGTTTGAAATTGACGGGGGCACCGGGGTCATTCTGCTGATGGGGAAGCTGGAACCGAGGCACTACGGCCTCCACAGACTGGTGGTGCAGGTGAACGACAGTGGCCAGCCTTCGCAGAGCACCACCACCTTCGTCCACGTGTATGTGAACGAGACTCTGTCCAACTCCACAGTGGTGGAGGCTCAGGTGGCCAAGAGCATGAGCACGTCCCTCAACACCAACATTGCCGGCGACCCCAACTCGGACCTGAACAAACAGAGGCTGAGCATCGCCATCGGAGTGATTTCGGGCATCATGACggtcatcctcatcatcctggtCGTCGTCATGGCCCGCTACTGCCGGCCCAAGAACAAGAACGGCTACGAGGCCGGGAAAAAGGACCACGAGGACTTTTTCACGCCCCAGCAACACGACAAgtccaaaaaacccaaaaaggataaaaagaagcagaagtcCAAACAACCGCTGTACAGCAGCATAGTCACCGTGGAGGCGTCGAAACCCAACGGGCAGCGCTACGACGGCGTCAGCGAGAAGTTGTCGGACAGTCCCGGCATGGGCCGCTACCGCTCGGTCAACGGAGGTCCCGGGAGCCCAGACCTGGCCCGGCACTACAAGTCCAGCTCGCCACTCCCCACCGTCCAACTCCACCCACAGTCCCCGACAGCTGGGAAAAAGCACCAGGCGGTTCAGGACCTGCCCCCTGCCAACACCTTCGTTGGCACCGGAGATAACATTTCCCTGGGATCGGACCACTGCTCCGAGTACAGCAGCCAGACCATCAACAAGTACAACAAACAG
- the pcdh7b gene encoding protocadherin-7b isoform X5, with product MRTTDAVDYLFCSVLVLQLVHQPAAKQVLRYRLAEEGPADVRVGNVAVDLGIVAVSGEVTFTLESGSDFLKIDNITGELSTNDRRIDREKLQQCQMIFDENECFIDFEVSVIGPAQSWVDLFEGKVIILDINDNTPSFPSPVLTLSVEENRPIGTLYLLPTATDRDFGRNGIERYELIQDGGENSRRLGSPGDSYSGKRRFEEGASRSSVFELQVADTTDGEKQPQLIIKGALDREQRDSYELTLRVRDGGDPPRSSQAILRVMITDVNDNSPRFEKSVYEADLPENSSPGSPILQLKATDADVGVNGQIEYVFGAATESVRRLLRLDESTGWLSVLHRIDREEVSQLRFTVMARDRGQPPKMDKATVVLNIKDENDNVPAIEIRKIGRIFLKDGTANVAEDVVVDTPIALVQVSDRDQGQNGVVTCTVVGDVPFQLKPASEMEGEQNKKKYFLHTSAPLDYEATQEYNVVIVAVDSGSPSLASNNSLLVKVGDTNDNPPIFSQNVVEVSFPENNGPGERVTTVTAVDADSGKNAEIAYSLDSAVNGIFSIDADTGDIRVNTILDREHTERYEFKVIAKDKGVNTLQGSATVVVLVSDKNDNEPKFMQDVFTFYVKENLEPNSPVGMVTVIDADKGHNAEMSLFIEEEEEVFSIENETGTIFSTLSFDREQKTTYTFRVKAVDGGDPPRSATATVSLFVMDENDNAPTVTFPKNSSYTLLPPSSNLRTLVRKVIATDTDTGINADLNYSIIGGNPFKLFEIDGGTGVILLMGKLEPRHYGLHRLVVQVNDSGQPSQSTTTFVHVYVNETLSNSTVVEAQVAKSMSTSLNTNIAGDPNSDLNKQRLSIAIGVISGIMTVILIILVVVMARYCRPKNKNGYEAGKKDHEDFFTPQQHDKSKKPKKDKKKQKSKQPLYSSIVTVEASKPNGQRYDGVSEKLSDSPGMGRYRSVNGGPGSPDLARHYKSSSPLPTVQLHPQSPTAGKKHQAVQDLPPANTFVGTGDNISLGSDHCSEYSSQTINKYNKQPFRRVTFSVVSQPQDPHQQGSLQSCYDSGLDESETPSSKSSSGPRLGALPLPEDSYERTTPDGSVGEKEH from the coding sequence ATGAGGACTACTGATGCAGTGGACTATCTGTTCTGCTCCGTGCTCGTCTTGCAGCTGGTCCATCAGCCCGCCGCCAAGCAGGTGCTCCGGTACCGTCTGGCCGAGGAGGGACCCGCCGACGTCCGGGTCGGGAACGTGGCCGTCGATCTGGGCATCGTCGCTGTGTCCGGGGAGGTGACATTCACGCTGGAGTCCGGCTCGGATTTTTTGAAAATAGACAACATCACAGGTGAGCTGAGCACCAACGACAGGCGCATCGACcgggagaagctgcagcagtgcCAGATGATCTTCGACGAGAACGAGTGCTTCATAGACTTCGAGGTGTCGGTTATTGGGCCGGCGCAGAGCTGGGTCGACCTCTTTGAGGGGAAAGTGATCATCTtagacatcaacgacaacacCCCGTCTTTCCCTTCGCCTGTCCTCACACTGTCCGTGGAGGAAAACAGACCCATTGGAACTCTGTACCTGCTGCCCACGGCCACCGACAGAGACTTTGGCAGGAACGGAATAGAGCGCTACGAGCTCATCCAAGACGGCGGGGAGAACTCCAGGCGCCTGGGCTCACCCGGGGATTCGTACTCGGGGAAGAGGAGGTTCGAGGAGGGGGCGAGCAGGAGCAGCGTCTTCGAGCTGCAAGTTGCTGACACCACAGATGGAGAGAAGCAGCCTCAGCTCATCATCAAAGGGGCCCTGGACAGGGAGCAGAGGGACTCTTACGAGCTGACGCTTCGAGTCAGGGATGGCGGAGACCCTCCTCGCTCCTCCCAGGCAATTCTGCGAGTGATGATCACTGACGTCAACGACAACAGCCCCCGCTTCGAGAAGAGCGTCTACGAGGCCGACCTCCCGGAGAACAGCTCGCCCGGGTCGCCCATCCTGCAGCTGAAAGCCACGGACGCGGACGTGGGGGTGAACGGACAGATCGAGTACGTGTTCGGGGCGGCCACGGAGTCCGtcaggaggctgctgaggctggacGAGAGCACGGGCTGGCTGAGCGTTCTGCACCGCATCGACCGCGAGGAGGTGAGCCAGCTGCGGTTCACGGTCATGGCACGTGACCGGGGCCAGCCGCCCAAAATGGACAAGGCCACCGTGGTGTTGAACATCAAGGACGAGAACGACAACGTGCCTGCCATCGAGATACGCAAGATCGGACGCATTTTCCTGAAAGACGGGACGGCCAACGTGGCTGAGGACGTGGTGGTGGACACGCCCATCGCGCTGGTCCAGGTGTCAGACCGCGACCAGGGGCAGAACGGGGTCGTGACCTGCACCGTGGTGGGGGACGTGCCCTTCCAGCTGAAACCGGCCAGTGAAATGGAGGGGGagcagaacaaaaagaaataCTTCCTCCACACGTCGGCCCCCCTGGACTACGAGGCCACGCAGGAATACAATGTCGTCATTGTGGCGGTGGACTCCGGCAGCCCCAGCCTAGCCAGCAACAACTCCCTCCTCGTCAAGGTGGGCGACACCAACGACAACCCACCCATCTTCAGCCAGAATGTGGTGGAGGTGTCCTTCCCGGAAAACAACGGCCCCGGCGAGAGGGTGACGACGGTCACCGCCGTCGACGCCGACAGCGGAAAGAACGCTGAAATAGCGTACTCCCTGGACTCCGCCGTTAACGGGATTTTCTCCATTGACGCGGACACCGGGGACATTCGAGTGAACACGATCCTGGACAGAGAGCACACAGAGCGCTACGAGTTCAAAGTTATCGCCAAAGACAAAGGCGTCAACACCCTTCAGGGCTCGGCGACGGTGGTCGTCCTCGTGTCCGACAAGAATGACAACGAGCCAAAGTTCATGCAGGACGTGTTCACCTTTTACGTCAAGGAGAATCTGGAGCCAAACAGTCCGGTCGGCATGGTTACGGTCATCGATGCGGACAAAGGCCACAATGCGGAGATGAGTCTTTTcatcgaggaggaggaggaagtctTTTCAATTGAGAATGAGACCGGGACCATTttctccaccctctccttcGACAGGGAGCAAAAAACTACCTACACCTTCCGCGTCAAGGCCGTGGACGGAGGCGACCCCCCCAGATCCGCCACTGCCACGGTCTCGCTGTTCGTCATGGACGAAAACGACAACGCCCCCACGGTGACTTTCCCTAAGAACAGCTCCTacaccctcctccccccctctagCAACCTCAGAACTCTGGTCAGGAAGGTCATAGCCACCGACACAGACACCGGTATCAACGCGGACCTGAACTACAGCATTATCGGGGGAAACCCTTTCAAGCTGTTTGAAATTGACGGGGGCACCGGGGTCATTCTGCTGATGGGGAAGCTGGAACCGAGGCACTACGGCCTCCACAGACTGGTGGTGCAGGTGAACGACAGTGGCCAGCCTTCGCAGAGCACCACCACCTTCGTCCACGTGTATGTGAACGAGACTCTGTCCAACTCCACAGTGGTGGAGGCTCAGGTGGCCAAGAGCATGAGCACGTCCCTCAACACCAACATTGCCGGCGACCCCAACTCGGACCTGAACAAACAGAGGCTGAGCATCGCCATCGGAGTGATTTCGGGCATCATGACggtcatcctcatcatcctggtCGTCGTCATGGCCCGCTACTGCCGGCCCAAGAACAAGAACGGCTACGAGGCCGGGAAAAAGGACCACGAGGACTTTTTCACGCCCCAGCAACACGACAAgtccaaaaaacccaaaaaggataaaaagaagcagaagtcCAAACAACCGCTGTACAGCAGCATAGTCACCGTGGAGGCGTCGAAACCCAACGGGCAGCGCTACGACGGCGTCAGCGAGAAGTTGTCGGACAGTCCCGGCATGGGCCGCTACCGCTCGGTCAACGGAGGTCCCGGGAGCCCAGACCTGGCCCGGCACTACAAGTCCAGCTCGCCACTCCCCACCGTCCAACTCCACCCACAGTCCCCGACAGCTGGGAAAAAGCACCAGGCGGTTCAGGACCTGCCCCCTGCCAACACCTTCGTTGGCACCGGAGATAACATTTCCCTGGGATCGGACCACTGCTCCGAGTACAGCAGCCAGACCATCAACAAGTACAACAAACAG